A region from the Rhodopseudomonas julia genome encodes:
- a CDS encoding ABC transporter permease: MGAALRSRPIIPARPKLDRPRSRLIAFPITVLALLVLPVAAGLLGAALPAFGYLPVLGLEDFSLKPFVALLGAPGIGVSLALSLCAGLCTTTLAFLVVTGFVAAWHGTRVFRALRRLIAPLLAAPHAAAAFGLAFLIAPSGLLMRALSPWASGFDRPPDWLIVHDPAGLTMTAGLVVKEIPFLFLMALAALPQVEAEPRLKMARALGYGRVAAFLFAVLPPLYAQLRLPIFAIIAYACSVVDVALILGPTTPAPLAVRILEWQADPDLSLRSLAAAGALAQFVIAFLAISLWLALEWLVARIGAKLTTSGRRFRRDGFLRQLTGVTMSLSAGLVFAGLATLALWSIAGFWAFPDVWPNALTLDTWRHLGASLSRPLDNALLIAALSSFLAVVLALGALEYEARTGGTVTTRALVTLYLPLLVPQIAFLFGLDMLLVALRFDGRLLAVILAHLVFVFPYVLLSLSQPWQALDPRYALIARSLGRGADAIFWKIRLPMLARAIATATALGFAVSISLYLPTLLIGAGRWPTVTTEAVALSSGGDRRITAATALVQACLPFFAFTLAALLPALLFRRRAAMRAGG, from the coding sequence ATGGGCGCGGCGCTACGGAGCCGGCCAATAATTCCGGCCCGACCGAAGCTGGATCGACCGAGATCGCGGCTCATCGCTTTTCCGATCACGGTGCTCGCGCTTCTGGTCCTGCCAGTGGCGGCCGGCCTCCTCGGTGCGGCATTGCCGGCATTTGGCTACCTTCCGGTTCTCGGACTTGAGGATTTTTCGCTCAAGCCCTTCGTCGCGCTTTTAGGAGCCCCTGGTATTGGGGTTTCCCTCGCGCTCAGCCTGTGCGCGGGCCTGTGCACGACGACGCTCGCCTTCCTGGTAGTGACGGGCTTTGTCGCCGCCTGGCATGGGACGCGGGTTTTCCGTGCCCTGCGGCGTCTCATCGCGCCGCTTCTGGCGGCGCCGCATGCTGCGGCTGCTTTCGGGCTTGCCTTCCTGATTGCGCCGTCCGGCCTCTTGATGCGGGCTCTGTCTCCCTGGGCGAGCGGCTTTGACCGCCCGCCGGACTGGCTGATCGTGCATGATCCGGCGGGGCTTACGATGACGGCGGGTCTTGTCGTGAAAGAGATCCCCTTCCTCTTCCTGATGGCTCTTGCAGCCCTTCCGCAGGTCGAGGCGGAGCCTCGCCTCAAAATGGCACGGGCGCTCGGTTACGGGCGCGTCGCGGCCTTCCTCTTCGCCGTTCTGCCGCCTCTTTACGCTCAGCTTCGTCTGCCGATCTTCGCCATCATCGCCTATGCCTGTTCCGTCGTCGATGTCGCCTTGATCCTCGGGCCGACGACGCCGGCCCCGCTTGCCGTGCGCATCCTGGAATGGCAGGCGGATCCCGATCTCTCCCTGCGCAGCCTCGCAGCTGCTGGCGCGCTGGCGCAGTTTGTGATCGCCTTTCTCGCTATTTCCCTGTGGCTTGCTCTCGAATGGCTTGTCGCCAGGATCGGAGCGAAGCTGACGACGTCGGGGCGTCGCTTCCGCCGTGACGGTTTTCTCCGCCAATTGACCGGGGTGACGATGAGCCTTTCCGCCGGGCTCGTATTTGCGGGCCTCGCCACACTGGCGCTTTGGTCAATTGCGGGCTTCTGGGCTTTCCCGGATGTCTGGCCGAACGCGCTGACCTTGGACACCTGGCGCCACCTTGGTGCGTCCCTCTCCCGGCCTCTCGACAACGCCCTTCTGATCGCCGCACTCTCCTCCTTTCTCGCTGTCGTCCTTGCTCTCGGTGCGCTCGAATATGAGGCCCGCACCGGCGGAACGGTGACAACTCGGGCGCTGGTTACACTTTATCTGCCGCTTCTCGTGCCGCAGATTGCCTTTCTCTTCGGCCTCGACATGCTTCTGGTGGCGCTCCGCTTTGACGGCCGGCTTTTGGCCGTCATCCTCGCCCACCTCGTCTTTGTCTTCCCATACGTGCTTTTGTCGCTGTCGCAGCCCTGGCAAGCGCTTGATCCGCGCTACGCCCTGATCGCGCGAAGCCTCGGACGCGGCGCAGATGCAATCTTCTGGAAGATCCGTTTGCCGATGCTTGCCCGCGCGATTGCAACCGCGACGGCTCTCGGTTTCGCCGTGTCGATCTCGCTTTACCTGCCGACGCTCCTGATTGGCGCCGGACGCTGGCCAACCGTGACGACGGAGGCCGTGGCGCTGTCGTCGGGCGGCGATCGGCGCATCACGGCCGCGACCGCGCTCGTTCAGGCCTGTCTGCCATTTTTCGCTTTTACGCTTGCGGCCCTTCTCCCGGCCTTGCTTTTTCGCCGCCGCGCGGCCATGCGTGCGGGTGGATGA
- a CDS encoding ABC transporter substrate-binding protein codes for MFRIFVAVSALFFSGTVHAKTPDPENWEAVVAEAKGETVYFYAWGGETRINAYINWAAGEVKERFGVTLKQVKVADTANVVSKIVAEKAAGRDENGTVDLVWINGENFVSLKEADLLLGHPWATKLPNYRFVDEEGKPTVKTDFTVPTDGLEAPWGMAKLVFFYDIARLQSPPKSMPALLEWAMDNPGRFTYPQPPDFLGSTFLKQALYELAPDPQVLMQPADDETFSRQTQPLFVFLDELHPLLWRQGRAFPQNYGTMRRLLADSEVDISFAFNPADASSAISAHELPDTVRSYVPEAGSIANSHFLAIPFNANAKAGAMVVADFLMSPEAQARKQDPNVWGDPTVLDVAALPEEDRARFDALDLGVATLPPEKLGLALPEPHASWMERLETEWARRYGAGQ; via the coding sequence ATGTTCAGGATATTTGTCGCCGTCTCTGCTCTGTTCTTTTCGGGGACGGTCCATGCCAAGACCCCCGATCCGGAGAACTGGGAGGCGGTCGTCGCCGAAGCGAAGGGCGAGACAGTTTATTTCTATGCCTGGGGTGGCGAGACTCGCATCAACGCTTACATCAACTGGGCGGCTGGCGAGGTTAAAGAGCGCTTCGGCGTGACGTTGAAACAGGTAAAGGTTGCCGACACCGCAAACGTCGTCTCTAAGATCGTGGCAGAAAAGGCGGCCGGGCGCGACGAGAATGGCACCGTCGATCTCGTCTGGATCAATGGTGAGAACTTTGTCTCTCTGAAGGAGGCGGATCTCCTTCTCGGCCATCCCTGGGCGACGAAGCTCCCGAACTACCGCTTCGTCGACGAGGAGGGAAAGCCGACGGTCAAGACGGATTTCACCGTGCCGACCGACGGGCTCGAAGCGCCATGGGGCATGGCGAAGCTCGTCTTCTTCTACGACATCGCTCGCCTGCAAAGCCCGCCGAAATCCATGCCGGCTCTCCTGGAATGGGCGATGGACAATCCCGGCCGTTTCACCTATCCGCAGCCGCCCGACTTTCTTGGTTCCACTTTTCTGAAACAGGCGCTCTACGAACTCGCCCCTGATCCGCAAGTGCTGATGCAGCCGGCCGATGACGAGACCTTCTCCCGGCAGACGCAGCCGCTTTTCGTCTTCCTCGACGAACTCCATCCGCTTCTTTGGCGGCAGGGGCGCGCCTTCCCGCAGAATTACGGCACGATGCGCCGACTTCTGGCCGATAGCGAGGTCGATATCTCCTTTGCGTTCAATCCGGCCGACGCTTCGAGCGCGATTTCGGCCCACGAATTGCCGGACACGGTGAGAAGCTACGTGCCGGAGGCGGGCTCCATCGCCAATTCGCATTTCCTCGCGATCCCGTTCAACGCCAATGCCAAGGCGGGTGCGATGGTCGTCGCGGATTTTCTCATGTCGCCGGAAGCGCAGGCCCGCAAGCAGGATCCGAATGTTTGGGGCGATCCGACGGTGCTCGATGTCGCTGCTCTGCCGGAGGAGGATCGTGCCCGCTTTGACGCGCTCGACCTTGGCGTCGCGACGCTGCCGCCGGAGAAACTGGGCCTGGCGCTGCCCGAACCGCATGCAAGCTGGATGGAGCGCTTGGAGACGGAATGGGCGCGGCGCTACGGAGCCGGCCAATAA
- the ggt gene encoding gamma-glutamyltransferase — protein sequence MLSSTVSAQDVSDRIQPELATQVAEPATAPVHAQNWMVAAANPLATEAGAQILRKGGSAIDAMVAVQLVLGLVEPQSSGLGGGAFLLYWDADAEELTTLDGRETAPSAATPKLFLDEIGEPLQFFDAVIGGRSVGVPGTPRLLEAAHKRWGTLAWPELFESAIRLAEDGFPVSPRLAGLVAEESESLARQETARAYFLDDLSAALAGDGLLKNEAYAATLKLLAANGADAFYKGPVAEDIVAAVRGFEANPGVMRLQDLKNYEVKAREPVCAAYRAYDVCGMGPPSSGGVTVGQILGLLARYDLTALGPESVATWRLIGDASRLAFADRGRYLADTDFVPAPIKGLLDPAYLQERAKLLEGEARLEAAEPGEPQWDHAFNYADGAAIEFPSTSHFVIVDRDGNVVSMTTTIENGFGSRLMVRGFLLNNELTDFSFKSQEDGRPVANRVESGKRPRSSMAPTIVLRDGAPVLAIGSPGGSRIIGYVAEALIAVLDWGMDVQAATALPHVVNRFGTFDLEAGTSAEDLQDGLEALGYQVEVSDLNSGLHAIAIGPDGLSGGADPRREGIAIGE from the coding sequence GTGCTGTCGTCTACCGTCTCGGCGCAGGACGTCTCCGATCGCATCCAGCCGGAGCTTGCGACGCAGGTCGCGGAGCCTGCGACCGCCCCGGTTCATGCCCAGAACTGGATGGTGGCGGCGGCTAACCCGCTCGCTACCGAAGCAGGCGCCCAGATTCTCAGAAAAGGCGGGAGCGCCATCGATGCGATGGTGGCGGTACAACTCGTTCTTGGCCTCGTGGAGCCGCAATCCTCTGGCCTCGGCGGCGGCGCCTTCCTTCTCTATTGGGATGCCGACGCAGAGGAACTGACGACGCTCGACGGACGCGAGACCGCACCGTCTGCCGCAACGCCGAAGCTCTTCCTGGATGAAATCGGTGAGCCCCTTCAATTCTTCGATGCCGTCATCGGCGGGCGCTCCGTTGGGGTGCCGGGCACGCCCCGGCTCCTGGAGGCTGCGCACAAGCGCTGGGGCACTCTTGCCTGGCCGGAGCTTTTCGAGTCGGCGATCCGGTTAGCTGAAGATGGCTTTCCAGTCTCACCGCGCCTTGCCGGCCTCGTTGCGGAAGAAAGCGAAAGCCTTGCCCGCCAGGAGACAGCGAGAGCGTATTTTCTCGATGATCTGTCGGCCGCTCTTGCCGGCGACGGCCTTCTGAAGAACGAGGCCTATGCCGCAACCCTCAAGCTCCTCGCTGCAAACGGTGCGGACGCCTTTTACAAAGGCCCTGTCGCGGAAGACATCGTCGCCGCCGTCCGTGGGTTCGAGGCCAATCCGGGCGTCATGCGGCTGCAGGATCTGAAGAATTACGAGGTGAAGGCGCGAGAACCCGTCTGCGCCGCCTACCGCGCATATGATGTCTGCGGCATGGGTCCCCCATCTTCGGGGGGTGTCACGGTCGGGCAGATCCTGGGCCTGCTTGCCCGTTATGATCTCACCGCTCTTGGCCCCGAAAGCGTTGCCACCTGGCGCCTGATCGGCGATGCCTCCCGCCTGGCTTTCGCCGATCGCGGCCGCTATCTCGCCGATACGGATTTCGTGCCGGCGCCGATCAAGGGCCTGCTCGATCCGGCCTATCTCCAGGAACGTGCAAAACTCCTTGAAGGCGAAGCCCGCCTTGAGGCGGCCGAACCCGGCGAGCCTCAATGGGATCACGCCTTCAATTATGCGGACGGCGCGGCTATCGAGTTTCCCTCAACTAGCCATTTCGTCATCGTCGACCGCGACGGCAATGTCGTCTCCATGACGACGACGATTGAAAATGGTTTCGGCTCGCGCCTGATGGTGCGTGGCTTTCTCCTGAACAACGAGCTCACGGATTTTTCCTTCAAGAGCCAGGAGGACGGGCGCCCCGTGGCGAACCGCGTGGAGTCGGGAAAGCGGCCGCGATCCTCCATGGCGCCGACCATCGTCCTTCGCGATGGAGCGCCGGTGCTGGCGATTGGTTCGCCAGGCGGCAGCCGCATCATCGGCTATGTCGCCGAGGCGCTCATCGCCGTTCTCGACTGGGGCATGGATGTGCAGGCGGCGACCGCTCTGCCGCATGTCGTCAATCGCTTCGGAACCTTTGATCTGGAGGCCGGCACGTCCGCGGAGGATCTGCAGGACGGGCTTGAAGCGCTCGGCTACCAGGTCGAGGTAAGCGACCTCAATTCCGGCCTGCATGCGATCGCTATCGGCCCGGACGGACTTTCGGGCGGGGCAGATCCCCGCCGCGAAGGGATTGCGATCGGGGAGTGA
- a CDS encoding SDR family NAD(P)-dependent oxidoreductase, with protein MDDRTIDKPGECPAHAAPTETRPPEGCPAHAHDAPAEPSADAPAVCPVDHSALAGDQGLRPIVAVTGASRGIGHAIVRKFYDENWEVYTLSRTPFSRVCPWAEGYVRHIEVDLSDPKSIQYAIDQLRERVGEKGLTALVNNAGISPKNTEGGRLGAAETPLEIWRDVHMVNFIAPAVLVQGLREPLRRANGAVVNITSIAGFRIHPFAGAAYATSKAALSALTRELAHELAASGIRVNAVAPGEIMTSILSPGTDEVVERDVPMRRIGDPKEVAEVVHFLCSQAASYVIGAEINIDGGQHL; from the coding sequence ATGGACGACAGGACGATCGATAAGCCGGGTGAATGCCCGGCGCACGCCGCGCCCACGGAGACACGTCCTCCGGAAGGCTGCCCGGCCCACGCTCACGATGCGCCCGCCGAACCCTCGGCGGACGCCCCGGCCGTATGTCCGGTGGATCATTCTGCGCTCGCCGGAGATCAGGGGTTGCGTCCGATCGTGGCCGTCACCGGCGCCAGCCGGGGCATCGGCCATGCCATCGTGCGCAAATTCTATGATGAGAACTGGGAGGTCTACACCCTCTCGCGCACGCCGTTTTCGCGCGTCTGTCCGTGGGCGGAGGGCTACGTCCGTCACATTGAGGTCGATCTCTCCGATCCGAAGTCGATCCAGTATGCCATCGACCAGCTGCGCGAACGCGTCGGCGAGAAGGGGCTGACGGCGCTCGTCAACAATGCCGGCATCTCGCCCAAGAACACCGAAGGCGGCCGGCTCGGAGCCGCCGAGACGCCGCTCGAAATCTGGCGCGACGTCCATATGGTCAATTTCATTGCCCCGGCCGTGCTGGTGCAGGGCCTGCGTGAACCGCTGAGGCGTGCCAACGGCGCCGTCGTCAACATCACCTCGATCGCCGGTTTCCGCATCCATCCCTTCGCCGGCGCCGCTTATGCGACCTCGAAGGCAGCACTTTCGGCGCTGACCCGCGAACTCGCCCATGAGCTCGCCGCCTCCGGTATCCGCGTCAACGCCGTGGCGCCGGGCGAGATCATGACCTCGATCCTCTCGCCTGGCACCGACGAGGTGGTGGAACGTGACGTGCCCATGCGCCGCATCGGCGACCCGAAGGAAGTGGCGGAAGTTGTGCATTTCCTGTGCTCGCAGGCCGCCTCCTACGTCATCGGGGCGGAGATCAACATCGACGGCGGCCAGCATCTCTAG
- a CDS encoding aminotransferase class III-fold pyridoxal phosphate-dependent enzyme, translated as MNEQPTYFSRNRPISLEHHWLPFTPNRDFRADPRLIARAEGMYYYTPDDRPVLDMSGALWCSHLGHGRKEIGQAIAEQFPVLDYAPSFGFGHTISFELADRLSAILPDGLGHILFTNSGSESCDTAIKVAYAYHHARGQSGRKKIIGRQKGYHGVGFGGLSAGGITANRTAFGSWLPADHLRHTHLPEKNAFTRGLPEHGVELAEELAELIAFHDASTVAAVVVEPVIGAGGVYLPPKGYLKRLREICDQAGVLLILDEVITGFGRLGSPFASQEFDVTPDILTMAKGLTAATVPMGAVAVADSVHDEIMARGPEGGVELLHGYTYSAHPLACAASIACLDVYERENLLTRASGPVGDALGDALFSLRDLPEVVDIRHYGFIGAVEFRPGEKPGKRGQAIFKACWKEGLMVRALGDIIAVSPPLVIEQDQVGEFAEKFRRAVETTLA; from the coding sequence ATGAACGAGCAACCGACCTACTTCTCCCGCAACCGGCCAATCAGCCTCGAGCACCATTGGCTTCCCTTCACCCCTAACCGCGATTTCCGGGCCGATCCGCGTCTGATCGCTCGCGCCGAGGGCATGTATTACTACACGCCCGATGATCGCCCTGTCCTCGACATGAGTGGCGCCCTGTGGTGTTCGCATCTCGGCCACGGACGCAAAGAAATCGGCCAGGCGATCGCCGAGCAATTCCCGGTCCTTGATTACGCGCCGAGTTTCGGTTTCGGCCATACGATTTCCTTTGAGCTCGCCGACCGCCTCTCAGCCATCCTGCCAGATGGTCTTGGCCATATCCTGTTCACCAATTCCGGCTCGGAATCCTGTGATACGGCGATTAAGGTCGCTTATGCCTATCACCATGCGCGCGGACAGAGCGGCCGCAAGAAAATCATTGGCCGCCAGAAAGGCTATCATGGTGTGGGCTTCGGCGGTCTCTCCGCCGGCGGCATCACCGCCAACCGGACAGCCTTCGGATCCTGGCTGCCGGCCGACCATCTGCGCCACACGCATCTGCCAGAGAAAAATGCGTTCACCCGCGGCCTGCCGGAGCACGGTGTAGAGCTTGCCGAAGAACTTGCCGAGCTCATCGCTTTCCACGACGCTTCCACGGTCGCGGCCGTTGTTGTCGAGCCGGTGATCGGGGCGGGCGGTGTCTATCTGCCGCCCAAGGGATATCTGAAGCGGCTGCGCGAGATCTGCGATCAGGCCGGCGTCCTTCTCATTCTCGACGAGGTGATTACCGGTTTCGGCCGCCTCGGTTCGCCCTTCGCCTCCCAGGAATTCGATGTTACGCCCGACATCCTGACGATGGCAAAGGGCCTGACCGCCGCCACCGTGCCGATGGGCGCCGTTGCCGTTGCCGATTCCGTCCATGACGAGATCATGGCGCGCGGGCCGGAAGGCGGTGTCGAGCTCCTTCACGGCTACACTTATTCCGCGCATCCGCTAGCCTGTGCGGCCTCGATCGCATGCCTCGACGTCTATGAGCGGGAAAACCTTTTGACCCGCGCGTCGGGCCCGGTCGGCGATGCCTTGGGCGATGCGCTCTTCAGCCTGCGCGACCTGCCGGAAGTCGTCGATATCCGCCATTACGGCTTTATCGGCGCTGTCGAGTTCCGCCCCGGCGAGAAACCCGGCAAGCGCGGCCAGGCGATCTTTAAAGCCTGCTGGAAGGAAGGCTTGATGGTGCGCGCCTTGGGAGACATTATTGCTGTTTCGCCGCCGCTCGTGATCGAGCAAGATCAGGTCGGCGAATTTGCCGAGAAATTCCGGCGGGCGGTGGAGACAACGCTCGCCTGA
- a CDS encoding hybrid sensor histidine kinase/response regulator gives MNNGLVAVLAAILYIGALFAIASYGDRRVQRAGASARPNLFALALSVYCTSWTFFGSVGLASHSGLGFLPIYIGPILMFTFGFPILRRIVALSKEERITSVADFLGARYGKSQAVAVVATLISVIGVIPYVALQLKAISSSISTMVPELGEDAAEALPLLGDTAFIIAVVLAIFAILFGTRHADATEHQHGMMLAVAWEAVVKLIAFLIAGIFVVFFLFGGPSELYALAVESREVQTMVSNGLVGGEWVAMTAIAFTAAILLPRQFHITVVENNSLAELERARWLFPAYLVAINIFVVPIAIAGLIAFGSSVDADLFVLELPHRADFPIVALVVFLGGLSAATAMVIVGCVALAIMISNEIVLPAYLKRQQTRQRDDMSRFILTVRRIAITVILLCSYAYYRAAGTAALASIGLLAFAAVAQLAPAFFGGLLSRRITARGAIAGMTSGLAIWTYTLLLPTFVKAGLIGEGFLNPGPFGIAWLRPQAMFGLHLDPLSHGVFWSISVNCALMILVSLARAPEAIERLQAKIFVPSEMGPTPALKPLRTHVTYGDLKETVARYLGQERTSRSFANMEQATGRSTDLSEPVDHQAVRFAEQLLGSAIGAASSRLVMSLLLKRSDPSTREAHQLLDDATEALHYNRDLLQSVLDHMRQGIAVFDRDLALIAWNRPFRQIMHLPIEFGQVGVSLRDVLRHTARIGFLGEGDPDRLADQRMQALVSRLQPFVSRHPATDCVIRIEARRMSDGGIALTFSDVTEEVESKRALEMAKSNLERRVEERTAELTRINEALKKASAAAQEANISKTRFIAAAGHDILQPLNAARLYATALSDRTKDLPAAPLVRDLEASLDSVEEIFRAVLDLSRLDTGAITPELRPFHLRKLFDQIRVEFEPMAREKGLEFRILPTSLSVTSDPSLLGRLLRNLVSNAIKYCASGRVVVGCRRKNAMVSIEILDTGIGIPVSDQEVIYHEFRRLDAGAKVAHGLGLGLSIVQRLARVLGAEVRLQSVVGKGTHFSVTVPLAIAVPKETSEGALPAPPPGSVSGLTVLCIDNDEKILSGMAALLAGWGSTPLTASNMREGMALLRRERTLPDLILIDYHLDESDGLSVVTDMRWKLSRTVPAILITADRSEEVRQAAMKAGVRILNKPLKPAALRALMAQCKPAPVAAE, from the coding sequence ATGAACAACGGTCTCGTCGCCGTCCTGGCTGCGATTCTCTATATCGGAGCGCTATTCGCCATCGCGTCTTACGGCGATCGGCGCGTGCAGCGCGCCGGCGCGAGCGCGCGCCCGAACCTTTTTGCTCTCGCGCTTTCCGTCTATTGCACATCGTGGACGTTCTTCGGCTCGGTCGGCCTCGCCTCGCATTCGGGCCTCGGCTTTCTGCCGATCTACATCGGCCCGATCCTGATGTTCACCTTCGGCTTTCCGATCCTGCGGCGGATCGTGGCGCTGTCGAAGGAAGAACGCATTACCTCCGTCGCCGACTTTCTGGGTGCCCGCTACGGCAAGAGCCAGGCCGTGGCCGTCGTCGCGACGCTCATTTCGGTCATCGGCGTCATTCCCTACGTGGCGCTGCAGCTGAAGGCGATCTCGTCTTCCATCTCCACCATGGTTCCGGAGCTCGGCGAGGATGCGGCCGAAGCGCTTCCCCTCCTCGGGGATACGGCCTTCATCATCGCCGTGGTGCTGGCGATCTTTGCCATCCTCTTCGGCACCCGTCACGCCGATGCGACGGAGCACCAGCATGGGATGATGCTGGCAGTCGCCTGGGAAGCGGTGGTCAAACTCATCGCCTTCCTGATTGCCGGTATCTTCGTCGTCTTCTTTCTGTTTGGAGGCCCCTCGGAGCTTTACGCGCTCGCCGTAGAAAGCCGGGAAGTCCAAACGATGGTCTCAAACGGCCTCGTCGGGGGCGAATGGGTGGCGATGACGGCAATCGCCTTCACCGCCGCGATCCTGCTGCCACGGCAATTCCACATCACCGTCGTGGAAAACAATTCCCTCGCCGAGCTCGAACGTGCGCGCTGGCTGTTTCCAGCCTACCTCGTCGCCATCAACATCTTCGTCGTTCCCATCGCGATCGCAGGCTTGATCGCTTTCGGCTCTTCCGTTGATGCCGATCTTTTCGTCCTCGAGCTGCCGCATCGCGCGGATTTCCCGATCGTCGCCTTGGTCGTCTTTCTCGGCGGGCTCTCTGCGGCAACCGCCATGGTCATCGTCGGCTGTGTGGCGCTTGCCATCATGATCTCCAACGAGATCGTGCTGCCTGCCTATCTGAAGCGGCAGCAAACGCGCCAGCGCGATGACATGTCTCGTTTCATCCTGACCGTCCGCCGTATCGCGATCACCGTCATTTTGTTGTGCAGCTATGCTTATTACCGCGCGGCCGGCACAGCCGCGCTTGCCTCGATTGGCCTCCTCGCCTTTGCAGCCGTCGCACAGCTCGCGCCCGCTTTCTTCGGCGGACTTCTCTCGCGGCGAATTACGGCCCGGGGCGCTATTGCCGGCATGACCTCGGGGCTCGCCATATGGACCTATACGCTGCTCCTGCCGACGTTCGTCAAAGCGGGACTCATCGGCGAGGGATTTCTCAATCCTGGCCCCTTCGGCATTGCATGGCTCCGGCCTCAGGCGATGTTCGGTCTCCACCTCGATCCACTTTCGCACGGCGTCTTCTGGAGCATCAGCGTCAATTGCGCCTTGATGATCCTCGTGTCTCTGGCCCGCGCGCCGGAGGCGATCGAGCGCCTGCAGGCGAAGATCTTCGTCCCCTCCGAGATGGGCCCGACACCGGCTCTCAAGCCTTTGCGCACACATGTTACCTACGGAGACCTGAAGGAGACGGTCGCGCGATATCTCGGCCAGGAGCGCACATCGCGCTCGTTCGCCAATATGGAGCAGGCGACGGGTCGCTCGACCGATCTCAGCGAGCCAGTCGACCATCAGGCGGTCCGCTTTGCCGAGCAGCTTCTCGGGTCGGCCATCGGTGCGGCCTCCTCTCGTCTCGTCATGTCGCTGCTTCTCAAACGCAGCGATCCCTCGACACGCGAAGCCCACCAGCTCCTCGACGACGCCACCGAAGCGCTGCACTACAATCGCGACCTCCTGCAAAGCGTGCTCGACCATATGCGTCAGGGCATCGCCGTCTTCGACAGGGATTTGGCGCTCATTGCCTGGAACCGGCCCTTCCGTCAGATCATGCATCTGCCGATCGAGTTCGGTCAGGTCGGCGTCTCGCTCCGCGATGTCCTGCGCCACACGGCCCGGATCGGTTTCCTCGGCGAGGGCGATCCGGACCGGCTCGCCGATCAGCGCATGCAAGCGCTCGTCTCAAGGCTGCAACCCTTCGTGTCGCGTCACCCGGCGACCGATTGCGTCATCCGTATCGAAGCCCGCCGCATGTCCGATGGCGGTATTGCACTGACCTTCTCCGACGTGACGGAAGAGGTGGAAAGCAAGCGTGCGCTTGAAATGGCGAAATCCAATCTCGAGCGGCGGGTGGAAGAACGTACCGCCGAGCTCACTCGCATCAACGAGGCCTTGAAGAAAGCGAGTGCGGCCGCGCAGGAAGCCAATATTTCTAAGACGCGTTTCATTGCAGCAGCCGGCCACGATATCCTGCAGCCGCTCAATGCGGCGCGGCTTTATGCGACCGCGCTTTCGGACCGCACGAAAGATCTCCCGGCAGCCCCTCTTGTGCGCGATCTCGAAGCCTCACTCGATTCGGTCGAGGAGATTTTCCGGGCCGTCCTCGACCTCTCGCGACTCGATACGGGCGCAATCACGCCCGAGCTCCGGCCCTTCCATCTGCGTAAATTGTTCGATCAGATCCGTGTCGAATTCGAGCCCATGGCACGGGAAAAGGGCCTCGAATTCCGGATTTTGCCGACATCGCTGTCTGTGACGAGCGACCCGTCGTTGCTTGGCCGTCTCCTGCGCAATCTCGTCTCTAACGCCATCAAATACTGCGCGTCCGGGCGGGTGGTGGTCGGCTGCCGGCGCAAGAACGCCATGGTTTCCATCGAAATCCTGGATACGGGCATCGGCATTCCCGTGTCAGATCAGGAGGTGATCTACCATGAATTCCGTCGTCTCGATGCCGGCGCCAAGGTCGCTCACGGTCTTGGCCTCGGTCTTTCGATCGTCCAGCGACTCGCACGGGTCTTAGGGGCGGAGGTGCGCCTGCAATCGGTCGTCGGAAAGGGAACCCATTTTTCCGTCACCGTGCCGCTGGCTATCGCCGTGCCGAAGGAAACAAGCGAGGGTGCGCTTCCTGCGCCACCGCCAGGTTCGGTTTCCGGCCTGACCGTGCTTTGCATCGACAATGACGAGAAAATTCTCTCCGGCATGGCGGCGCTTCTCGCCGGCTGGGGCTCAACCCCGCTGACCGCCAGCAATATGCGAGAGGGGATGGCCTTGTTGCGCCGCGAGCGCACACTGCCCGACCTTATCCTCATCGACTATCATCTCGACGAGAGCGACGGGCTCAGCGTCGTGACCGACATGCGGTGGAAGCTGAGCCGGACCGTACCGGCGATCCTGATCACCGCAGACCGTTCAGAAGAGGTACGTCAGGCCGCGATGAAGGCCGGCGTCAGAATCCTCAATAAGCCGCTCAAGCCGGCCGCCCTGCGAGCCTTGATGGCGCAATGCAAACCCGCACCCGTCGCCGCAGAATAA